The following are from one region of the Amycolatopsis sp. QT-25 genome:
- a CDS encoding site-2 protease family protein, whose protein sequence is MLWFILGIVLFALGICLSVALHEAGHMWAAKAFGMKVRRYFIGFGPTIFSFHRGETEYGVKWIPLGGFCDIAGMTALDEVTPEESKRAMWRFKTWKRTVVMSAGSAMHFILGFIILYLMAVTMGLPNPEAQAAPTQPVIDATSCARTATTLEQLKDTTCPADAPTPAKTAGIQAGDKIVSVAGKPTPTWTDVLAAVQVAGGPTPFVVERGGQRIALSVDVPRVQRLVADGDNKTTVKDVGMIGASPVPKTLVATYGPVDAVGATVGFTGTMFSETAKRLIEFPSRIPAVVDSIFGGERDPNTPVSVVGASRIGGEAAERGLWEIFVLLLASLNFFIGVFNLLPLLPLDGGHIAVVWYERVRDWIRKLRGKAAGGPVDYTKLSAITMVLVFIGGAVTLLTVTADIVNPVKLFQ, encoded by the coding sequence GTGCTCTGGTTCATTCTCGGGATCGTGCTGTTCGCGCTGGGGATCTGCCTGTCCGTCGCGCTGCACGAGGCCGGTCACATGTGGGCGGCCAAGGCCTTCGGCATGAAGGTCCGGCGCTACTTCATCGGCTTCGGGCCGACGATCTTCTCCTTCCACCGCGGCGAGACCGAGTACGGCGTGAAGTGGATCCCGCTCGGCGGGTTCTGCGACATCGCGGGCATGACCGCGCTCGACGAGGTCACCCCGGAGGAGTCGAAGCGCGCGATGTGGCGCTTCAAGACCTGGAAGCGCACCGTCGTCATGTCGGCGGGTTCGGCGATGCACTTCATCCTCGGTTTCATCATCCTGTACCTGATGGCCGTCACCATGGGCCTGCCGAACCCGGAGGCACAGGCCGCCCCCACCCAGCCGGTGATCGACGCCACCTCCTGTGCCCGGACGGCCACCACCCTGGAGCAGCTCAAGGACACGACCTGCCCGGCGGACGCACCGACCCCGGCGAAGACCGCCGGGATCCAGGCCGGTGACAAGATCGTGTCGGTCGCGGGCAAGCCGACGCCGACCTGGACCGACGTGCTCGCGGCCGTCCAGGTCGCCGGTGGTCCGACGCCGTTCGTGGTCGAGCGCGGCGGGCAGCGCATCGCTCTCTCTGTCGACGTGCCGCGGGTGCAGCGCCTGGTGGCCGACGGCGACAACAAGACCACGGTCAAGGACGTCGGCATGATCGGCGCCTCGCCGGTGCCGAAGACCCTGGTGGCGACCTACGGCCCGGTCGACGCGGTCGGGGCGACGGTCGGCTTCACCGGCACGATGTTCTCCGAGACCGCCAAGCGGCTGATCGAGTTCCCTTCGCGGATCCCCGCGGTGGTGGATTCCATCTTCGGCGGCGAGCGCGACCCGAACACCCCCGTCAGCGTGGTCGGTGCCAGCCGTATCGGTGGCGAGGCCGCCGAGCGCGGTCTGTGGGAGATCTTCGTGCTCCTGCTGGCGAGCCTGAACTTCTTCATCGGCGTGTTCAACCTGCTGCCGTTGCTCCCGCTCGACGGCGGGCACATCGCGGTCGTCTGGTACGAGCGGGTGCGGGACTGGATCCGCAAACTGCGTGGCAAGGCGGCGGGTGGTCCGGTCGACTACACGAAGCTGTCCGCGATCACGATGGTGCTCGTCTTCATCGGTGGCGCGGTGACTCTGCTCACCGTCACCGCCGACATCGTGAACCCGGTCAAGCTGTTCCAGTGA
- the dxr gene encoding 1-deoxy-D-xylulose-5-phosphate reductoisomerase has protein sequence MTTSRSVLVLGSTGSVGAQALDVAARNPELFRVAGIAAGGSDPAALAAQALAHQVDAVAISRPTAVEDLQLALYAEAQKRGYNRGEFKLPRLFAGADAVVELIDATPVDVVLNALPGSQGLPPTLRALATGATLALANKESLIAGGPLVLAAAEPGQLVPVDSEHSAIAQALRAGRGAEVARLVLTASGGPFRGRKREELADVTVEQAMAHPTWSMGPLITINSSTLVNKGLELIEAKLLFGIETERIDVVVHPQSIIHSMVTFVDGSTIAQASPPDMRLPIALALHWPDRVPGAAAACVWDKPANWTFEPLDNAAFPAVELARHAGNVGGCVPAVYNAANEELVAAFLAQNTGFTSIVDTIAQVVEAADEWRREPRDVEDVLAAERWARARAGALIGEGK, from the coding sequence ATGACTACCTCGCGAAGTGTGCTCGTGCTCGGTTCGACCGGTTCGGTCGGCGCCCAGGCCCTCGACGTCGCGGCCCGTAACCCGGAGCTGTTCCGGGTCGCCGGGATCGCCGCGGGCGGCTCCGACCCCGCCGCGCTGGCCGCGCAAGCCCTGGCGCACCAGGTCGACGCCGTCGCCATCAGCAGGCCGACGGCCGTGGAAGACCTGCAGCTCGCGCTGTACGCCGAAGCGCAGAAGCGCGGCTACAACCGTGGCGAGTTCAAGCTCCCGCGCCTCTTCGCCGGGGCCGACGCGGTCGTCGAGCTGATCGACGCGACCCCGGTCGACGTCGTGCTCAACGCGCTGCCCGGTTCACAGGGGCTCCCGCCGACCCTGCGCGCGCTCGCCACCGGGGCCACGCTGGCGCTCGCCAACAAGGAATCGCTGATCGCGGGCGGGCCGCTCGTGCTGGCCGCGGCCGAACCCGGCCAGCTGGTCCCGGTCGATTCAGAGCACTCCGCGATCGCGCAGGCTCTGCGTGCCGGCCGCGGGGCCGAGGTCGCCCGGCTGGTCCTCACCGCGTCAGGGGGCCCGTTCCGCGGCCGCAAGCGCGAGGAGCTGGCCGACGTCACCGTCGAGCAGGCGATGGCGCATCCGACCTGGTCGATGGGCCCGCTCATCACGATCAACTCGTCCACCCTGGTCAACAAGGGGCTGGAGCTGATCGAGGCGAAGCTCCTGTTCGGCATCGAGACCGAGCGCATCGACGTGGTCGTCCACCCGCAGTCGATCATTCACTCGATGGTGACGTTCGTGGACGGCTCGACGATCGCCCAGGCCAGCCCGCCCGACATGCGGCTGCCGATCGCGCTGGCCCTGCACTGGCCGGACCGGGTGCCCGGAGCCGCGGCCGCGTGCGTCTGGGACAAGCCCGCGAACTGGACTTTCGAGCCGCTGGACAACGCGGCGTTCCCCGCCGTCGAGCTCGCGAGGCACGCCGGGAACGTCGGCGGCTGCGTCCCGGCGGTGTACAACGCGGCGAACGAGGAGCTGGTGGCCGCCTTCCTGGCACAGAACACCGGCTTCACCTCGATTGTGGACACTATTGCCCAGGTGGTGGAAGCCGCCGACGAATGGCGTCGCGAACCTCGCGACGTGGAGGACGTACTAGCTGCCGAGCGCTGGGCTCGCGCGCGTGCCGGTGCGCTGATCGGTGAGGGGAAGTAG
- a CDS encoding DUF2631 domain-containing protein has translation MASKAVEKRGRVGVDTVDPRDEPSAEWGWHGSFPKATRIAGWLTAIILLVMLYGNHHGWTENLWLIGLALFMMFGLVLDIRKQRTAWRK, from the coding sequence GTGGCGAGCAAGGCGGTCGAAAAGCGCGGCCGGGTGGGCGTCGACACCGTCGACCCCCGCGACGAGCCGTCGGCCGAGTGGGGCTGGCACGGTTCCTTCCCGAAGGCGACGCGGATCGCGGGCTGGCTGACCGCGATCATCCTGCTGGTGATGCTGTACGGCAACCACCACGGCTGGACCGAGAACCTGTGGCTGATCGGCCTGGCGCTGTTCATGATGTTCGGGTTGGTGCTCGACATCCGCAAGCAGCGCACGGCCTGGCGCAAGTAG
- a CDS encoding peptidylprolyl isomerase has translation MKLRWGVTAVVSALAAVLLPGVATAAPAPASPPIVRCEFTPTPENPAARPVLRPLPFAFTRGTVDVTFRFNYGPVTVRLNRAGAAPCAVHNLASLALQRFYDRSQCWRLTNSARLGVLQCGDIYEAEKGGPGYKFPDEVDGTETYERGTIAMGNQGPGTNGSEFFIVHSFANIPKNYSVMGKVVRGMEVLDRIVANGIIPTDPNGPADGLPAKPVKIQKATVGF, from the coding sequence ATGAAGCTGCGCTGGGGTGTCACCGCTGTCGTTTCCGCTCTCGCCGCCGTCCTGCTGCCCGGTGTGGCCACCGCCGCGCCCGCCCCGGCGTCCCCGCCGATCGTGCGCTGCGAGTTCACGCCGACGCCGGAGAACCCCGCGGCCCGCCCGGTGCTGCGCCCGCTCCCCTTCGCGTTCACGCGTGGCACCGTCGACGTCACCTTCCGCTTCAACTACGGCCCGGTGACCGTGCGCCTGAACCGCGCCGGCGCCGCTCCGTGCGCCGTCCACAACCTGGCGAGCCTGGCCCTGCAGCGCTTCTACGACCGCAGCCAGTGCTGGCGCCTGACGAATTCCGCGCGCCTCGGCGTCCTGCAGTGCGGTGACATCTACGAGGCCGAGAAGGGCGGGCCGGGCTACAAGTTCCCGGACGAGGTCGACGGCACCGAGACCTACGAACGCGGCACCATCGCCATGGGCAACCAGGGCCCCGGCACCAACGGCAGCGAGTTCTTCATCGTGCACTCGTTCGCGAACATCCCGAAGAACTACTCGGTGATGGGCAAGGTCGTGCGGGGCATGGAGGTACTGGACCGGATCGTGGCGAACGGGATCATCCCGACCGACCCGAACGGTCCAGCCGACGGGCTGCCCGCGAAGCCGGTGAAGATCCAGAAGGCGACCGTGGGTTTCTGA
- a CDS encoding acyltransferase, giving the protein MLTHEQYLSTKRFPALDGLRAIAALLVVVFHYGGPSWVMANGWIGVHLFFVLSGFLITTLALREEDRNGKISLANFYIRRAFRILPVYFAVLGIIVVFTYLRGQYTSSGLSGAMPYFLTFTNEFAHNAPFGQSWTLGVEQKFYLVWPFLAFGIAALSFPKRLGLAIGLIALMIALIPVMPYAGAYSPIIIGCALAIGLHYRKGFAVLRFFTHPLASFVLLAVLVVLQIHITDIEAFFQDGGTIGGTTYAVLVALFITSLIPRGPIAWIFSTPPMRFIGERSYSVYLLQGVAATVVALSIPQLATHRTLTAIAVTVVALVVSDVLYRWVEVPMIDVGRKVVARRKRPLSAPTVREPEPALAGR; this is encoded by the coding sequence ATGTTGACTCACGAGCAGTACCTGTCCACCAAGAGATTCCCAGCCCTCGACGGGCTGCGTGCGATCGCCGCGCTCCTCGTGGTGGTGTTCCACTACGGAGGACCGTCGTGGGTCATGGCGAACGGATGGATCGGCGTCCACCTGTTCTTCGTGCTCTCGGGCTTCCTGATCACCACGCTGGCACTGCGCGAAGAAGACCGCAACGGCAAGATTTCGCTCGCCAACTTCTACATCCGTCGCGCTTTCCGCATTCTTCCGGTGTATTTCGCCGTTTTGGGCATCATCGTGGTGTTCACCTATCTGCGCGGGCAGTACACCTCGAGTGGGCTCTCCGGCGCGATGCCGTACTTCCTGACGTTCACCAACGAATTCGCCCATAACGCGCCTTTCGGTCAGTCGTGGACGCTGGGCGTGGAGCAGAAGTTCTACCTCGTCTGGCCGTTCCTCGCCTTCGGTATCGCGGCGCTGAGCTTCCCGAAGCGGCTGGGCCTGGCGATCGGCCTGATCGCGCTCATGATCGCGCTGATCCCGGTGATGCCGTACGCCGGCGCCTACTCGCCCATCATCATCGGTTGCGCGCTCGCCATCGGCCTGCACTATCGCAAGGGCTTCGCCGTCCTCCGCTTCTTCACCCACCCGCTGGCCAGCTTCGTCCTGCTCGCGGTACTCGTCGTACTTCAGATCCACATCACCGACATCGAGGCCTTCTTCCAGGACGGCGGCACGATCGGTGGCACCACGTACGCGGTACTGGTCGCACTGTTCATCACCTCGCTGATCCCCCGCGGCCCGATCGCCTGGATCTTCTCCACCCCTCCGATGCGGTTCATCGGCGAGCGGTCGTACTCCGTGTACCTCCTGCAAGGGGTGGCGGCGACCGTGGTCGCGCTGTCGATTCCTCAACTGGCCACCCACCGGACCCTGACCGCGATCGCCGTGACCGTCGTGGCACTCGTCGTCTCCGACGTCCTCTACCGTTGGGTCGAGGTGCCGATGATCGACGTGGGCCGCAAGGTGGTCGCCCGGCGCAAGCGCCCCCTGTCTGCTCCCACAGTGCGGGAACCCGAGCCCGCCCTCGCCGGCCGCTGA
- the metH gene encoding methionine synthase: METTALRKLLDERIVVLDGAWGSMLQNAGLEPEDYRTERFQDHPRDITGDPDLLNITRPDVVLDIHRQYLDAGADITTTNTFTATTIGQADYGLEHLAYEMNLRGAQIAREAADAAGGKFVAGSVGPLNVTLSLSPKVEDPAFRAVTFDEVYAAYADQIKALAEGGVDLLLIETIFDTLNCKAAIAAARDIAPHLPLWISVTIVDLSGRTLSGQTVEAFWSSIEHADPLLVGVNCSLGAEEMRPHIAELSHLAGTYTACHPNAGLPNAFGGYDQTPEETGGLLGDFATAGMVNVVGGCCGTTPAHIKEIADTVRGMAPRTVPEPKANTRFSGLEPFEIGKDTGFVMIGERTNVTGSAKFRKLIEADDHQAAVDVALEQVRGGANLLDVNMDADLLDSEKAMTTFLNLVATEPEVARLPIMIDSSRWTVLEAGLKCVQGKGVVNSISLKEGEEQFLQQARRIRDYGAGVVVMAFDEQGQADTADRKVEICGRAYDLLTREAGFVAEDIIFDPNVLAVATGIPEHNGYAKAFIDALPRIKQRCPGVHISGGISNLSFSFRGNNVVREAMHSAFLLHAVRAGLDMGIVNAGQLAVYEDIPKDLLELVEDVLFDRREDATDRLVTFAETVNGKGTQRTVDLSWRENTVEARLSHALVHGIVDYIEEDTEEARQKLPRPLEVIEGPLMDGMKIVGDLFGSGKMFLPQVVKSARVMKRSVAYLEPFMEAEKEKARLEGRVETRQGNGKVVLATVKGDVHDIGKNIVGVVLGCNNYEVVDLGVMVPASVILDTAVAEGADAIGLSGLITPSLDEMVNVAAEMERRGLKLPLLIGGATTSRQHTAVRIAPAYEHTTVHVLDASRVVGVVGDLLDADRAEILDKKNREDQEELRVQHANKQRTPLLTVEQARANPEQVSFDDIPTPTFTGVRYVSPSLTELREMIDWTFLFLAWELKGKYPAILENPVARELFDDANTLMDQIIAEERFQAKGAYAFWPAHSEGDDIILESGVKFPMLRQQTKKPLSRPNRCLADYIAPAGAGDHLGGFAVTILGAEDFAAEFEAKQDDYRAIMVKALADRLAEAFAEYLHLRARRDWFEPDADPKLEDLHAERFRGIRPALGYPASPDHSEKQELFDLLDSDRLGMGLTESFAMTPAASVSGLIFAHPDSRYFTVGRLGKDQVEDYAARRGLELSTMEQWLRPNLAYEPE, encoded by the coding sequence ATGGAAACGACCGCCCTGCGAAAGCTGCTGGATGAGCGCATCGTCGTGCTCGACGGCGCGTGGGGGTCGATGCTCCAGAACGCCGGCCTCGAGCCCGAGGACTACCGCACCGAGCGATTCCAGGACCATCCTCGTGACATCACCGGCGACCCCGATCTGCTGAACATCACCCGGCCGGACGTCGTCCTCGACATCCACCGCCAGTATCTGGACGCCGGCGCGGACATCACGACGACGAACACGTTCACCGCCACCACCATCGGCCAGGCGGACTACGGGCTCGAGCACCTCGCGTACGAGATGAACCTCCGCGGCGCCCAGATCGCGCGCGAGGCGGCGGACGCGGCGGGCGGGAAGTTCGTCGCCGGCTCGGTCGGGCCGCTGAACGTCACGTTGTCGCTGTCGCCCAAGGTCGAGGACCCGGCGTTCCGCGCGGTGACCTTCGACGAGGTGTACGCCGCGTACGCGGATCAGATCAAGGCGCTCGCCGAAGGCGGCGTCGACCTGCTGCTGATCGAGACGATCTTCGACACCCTCAACTGCAAGGCCGCGATCGCCGCCGCACGCGACATCGCGCCGCATCTGCCGCTGTGGATCTCGGTGACGATCGTCGACCTGAGCGGCCGGACGCTGTCGGGGCAGACGGTCGAGGCGTTCTGGAGTTCCATCGAGCACGCCGATCCGCTGCTGGTCGGCGTCAACTGTTCGCTGGGCGCCGAGGAAATGCGCCCGCACATCGCCGAACTGTCCCACCTCGCGGGCACCTACACCGCCTGCCACCCGAACGCCGGACTGCCGAACGCGTTCGGCGGATACGACCAGACGCCCGAGGAGACCGGCGGGCTGCTCGGTGACTTCGCCACGGCCGGGATGGTCAACGTCGTCGGCGGCTGCTGCGGCACGACTCCCGCGCACATCAAGGAGATCGCCGACACCGTCCGCGGGATGGCGCCGCGGACCGTGCCGGAGCCGAAGGCGAACACCCGGTTCAGCGGGCTCGAACCGTTCGAGATCGGCAAGGACACCGGTTTCGTCATGATCGGTGAGCGGACCAACGTCACCGGGTCCGCCAAGTTCCGCAAGCTGATCGAGGCCGACGACCACCAGGCCGCCGTCGACGTCGCGCTGGAGCAGGTGCGCGGCGGGGCGAACCTGCTGGACGTCAACATGGACGCCGACCTGCTCGACAGCGAGAAGGCGATGACCACGTTCCTGAACCTCGTCGCCACCGAACCCGAGGTCGCCCGGCTGCCGATCATGATCGACAGCTCGCGCTGGACGGTGCTCGAGGCCGGGCTGAAATGCGTGCAGGGCAAGGGAGTCGTCAACTCCATCAGCCTGAAGGAGGGCGAGGAGCAGTTCCTCCAGCAGGCCCGGCGCATCCGCGACTACGGCGCGGGTGTGGTCGTCATGGCCTTCGACGAACAGGGACAGGCCGACACCGCGGACCGGAAGGTCGAGATCTGCGGCCGCGCCTACGACCTGCTGACGAGGGAGGCCGGTTTCGTCGCCGAGGACATCATCTTCGACCCGAACGTGCTCGCGGTCGCGACCGGTATCCCCGAGCACAACGGGTACGCCAAGGCGTTCATCGACGCGCTCCCGCGGATCAAGCAGCGCTGCCCGGGCGTGCACATCAGCGGCGGTATCTCGAACCTGTCGTTCTCCTTCCGCGGCAACAACGTCGTGCGCGAGGCGATGCATTCGGCCTTCCTGCTGCACGCGGTGCGCGCCGGGCTGGACATGGGCATCGTCAACGCCGGGCAGCTCGCGGTCTACGAGGACATCCCCAAGGATCTGCTGGAACTGGTCGAGGACGTGCTCTTCGACCGTCGCGAGGACGCCACCGACAGGCTGGTCACGTTCGCGGAAACGGTCAACGGCAAGGGCACCCAGCGCACGGTCGACCTTTCCTGGCGGGAGAACACGGTCGAGGCCCGCCTCAGCCACGCGCTGGTGCACGGCATCGTCGACTACATCGAAGAGGACACCGAGGAAGCGCGCCAGAAGCTGCCGAGGCCGCTCGAGGTCATCGAAGGCCCGCTGATGGACGGCATGAAGATCGTCGGCGACCTGTTCGGTTCCGGGAAGATGTTCCTGCCGCAGGTGGTCAAGAGCGCGCGCGTGATGAAGCGATCGGTGGCCTACCTCGAACCGTTCATGGAGGCCGAGAAGGAGAAGGCGCGCCTCGAAGGCCGGGTGGAAACCCGCCAGGGCAACGGAAAGGTCGTCCTGGCGACGGTCAAGGGCGACGTGCACGACATCGGCAAGAACATCGTCGGCGTCGTCCTCGGCTGCAACAACTACGAGGTGGTCGACCTCGGCGTGATGGTCCCGGCTTCGGTCATCCTGGACACGGCCGTCGCCGAGGGCGCCGACGCCATCGGGCTCTCCGGCCTGATCACGCCGTCGCTGGACGAGATGGTCAACGTCGCCGCCGAAATGGAGCGGCGCGGGCTGAAGCTGCCTCTGCTGATCGGCGGCGCGACCACGTCACGCCAGCACACCGCGGTCCGCATCGCGCCCGCGTACGAGCACACGACCGTGCACGTCCTGGACGCTTCGCGCGTCGTGGGCGTCGTCGGTGACCTGCTCGACGCGGACCGCGCCGAAATTCTCGACAAGAAGAACCGCGAGGATCAGGAAGAGCTGCGCGTGCAGCACGCGAACAAGCAGCGGACGCCGTTGCTGACGGTCGAGCAGGCGAGGGCCAATCCGGAGCAGGTCTCCTTCGACGACATCCCGACGCCCACGTTCACCGGCGTCCGGTACGTCTCGCCGTCGCTCACCGAACTGCGCGAGATGATCGACTGGACCTTCCTGTTCCTGGCCTGGGAGCTGAAGGGCAAATACCCGGCGATCCTGGAAAACCCGGTGGCGCGGGAACTGTTCGACGACGCGAACACACTGATGGACCAGATCATCGCCGAAGAGCGGTTCCAGGCGAAGGGCGCGTACGCGTTCTGGCCGGCGCACTCCGAGGGTGACGACATCATCCTGGAGTCGGGAGTGAAGTTCCCGATGCTGCGCCAGCAGACCAAGAAACCGCTGTCGCGGCCCAACCGCTGCCTGGCGGACTACATCGCCCCCGCGGGCGCGGGCGACCATCTGGGCGGGTTCGCGGTCACCATCCTCGGTGCCGAGGACTTCGCGGCCGAATTCGAGGCGAAGCAGGACGACTACCGCGCCATCATGGTCAAGGCGCTCGCGGACCGGCTGGCCGAGGCGTTCGCCGAGTACCTCCACCTCCGGGCGCGGCGGGACTGGTTCGAGCCGGACGCCGATCCGAAGCTGGAAGACCTGCACGCCGAACGCTTCCGCGGCATCCGCCCGGCGCTGGGCTATCCGGCGAGCCCGGACCACAGCGAGAAGCAGGAACTGTTCGACCTGCTCGATTCCGACCGGCTCGGGATGGGGCTGACCGAGTCCTTCGCGATGACGCCGGCGGCGAGCGTCAGCGGGCTGATCTTCGCGCATCCCGACTCGCGCTACTTCACCGTCGGACGGCTGGGCAAGGACCAGGTCGAGGACTACGCCGCCCGCCGCGGCCTCGAACTGTCCACTATGGAGCAGTGGCTGCGGCCGAACCTCGCCTACGAACCCGAATGA
- a CDS encoding PLP-dependent aminotransferase family protein: MTAEGSDFLQLDIGDAPPGRRSDWLASRLRHAISDGRLPVGSRLPATRALAADLRVSRGVVTEAYQRLVEDGHVAGRGRAGTVVVAAPARTKERTTPGPPSAGTIFQPAPGIGVFDSLRSTPARIDLSPGVPDLTAFPRTAWLRAERTVLNDLSAAAFGYGDPRGAPALRLAIAHWIARTRGITADADDVLIVAGVAQGLGLLAQVLCDNGISEIAVEDPSSLGARQHLHDRRLATPPIRVDDDGIDVDELVRSGAPAVLLTPAHQFPTGVVLGGERRRELMRWAADGGLIIEDDYDAEHRYDRPPVPALRSMLAEQVCYAGSVSKWLAPALRVGWMLVPPRYRDEVVAAKRFADLGNAVLPQLVLAHLMESGEMERQLRFVRKRHRRRRDAMIDALRTHLPDAVVHGAAAGLHLTITFDAEFSDLDFAAAALEQGVKVQPLSWHCQRPMNPGLVLGYGASPATDIAEGIAVLGRVRR; encoded by the coding sequence GTGACTGCCGAGGGCTCGGACTTCCTGCAGCTGGACATCGGGGACGCCCCGCCGGGACGCCGGTCGGACTGGCTGGCGTCGCGGTTGCGGCACGCCATCTCCGACGGCCGTCTGCCGGTCGGCAGCAGGCTGCCCGCGACCAGGGCGCTGGCCGCCGACCTGCGGGTCTCCCGCGGCGTGGTCACCGAGGCGTACCAGCGTCTCGTCGAGGACGGCCACGTCGCCGGACGAGGCCGGGCGGGCACGGTGGTCGTCGCGGCGCCGGCGCGGACGAAGGAGCGGACGACGCCGGGGCCGCCGTCCGCCGGCACGATCTTCCAGCCCGCTCCCGGAATCGGTGTCTTCGATTCGCTGCGATCGACTCCGGCGCGGATCGATCTGTCGCCCGGCGTGCCGGATCTGACCGCCTTCCCACGAACGGCCTGGTTACGCGCCGAACGCACCGTGCTCAACGACCTTTCGGCGGCGGCTTTCGGCTACGGCGACCCGCGGGGAGCGCCCGCGTTGCGGCTGGCCATCGCGCACTGGATCGCCCGCACCCGCGGTATCACCGCCGACGCGGACGACGTGCTGATCGTGGCCGGTGTCGCGCAGGGTCTCGGGTTGCTGGCGCAGGTGCTCTGCGACAACGGCATCTCGGAGATCGCCGTCGAGGATCCGAGTTCGCTGGGCGCGCGGCAGCATCTGCACGACCGGCGGCTGGCGACACCGCCGATCCGGGTCGACGACGACGGCATCGACGTCGACGAGCTCGTGCGCAGCGGTGCGCCCGCCGTGCTGCTCACACCCGCGCACCAGTTCCCCACCGGTGTCGTGCTCGGCGGGGAACGCCGTCGCGAGCTCATGCGCTGGGCCGCGGACGGCGGGCTGATCATCGAGGACGACTACGACGCCGAGCACCGCTACGACCGTCCTCCGGTGCCCGCGCTGCGCTCGATGCTCGCCGAACAGGTCTGTTACGCGGGCAGCGTGTCGAAGTGGCTCGCACCCGCGCTCCGGGTGGGCTGGATGCTGGTGCCCCCGCGGTACCGGGACGAGGTGGTCGCGGCCAAACGGTTCGCCGACCTGGGCAACGCCGTCCTTCCGCAGCTGGTGCTCGCGCATCTCATGGAGTCCGGGGAGATGGAGCGGCAACTGCGGTTCGTGCGCAAACGGCACCGCCGGCGGCGGGACGCGATGATCGACGCGCTCCGGACGCATCTTCCGGACGCCGTGGTGCACGGCGCCGCCGCCGGACTGCACCTGACCATCACGTTCGACGCCGAGTTCTCCGATCTCGACTTCGCCGCCGCCGCGCTGGAACAGGGTGTGAAGGTGCAGCCGCTGTCGTGGCACTGTCAGCGCCCGATGAATCCCGGCCTCGTCCTCGGCTACGGGGCGAGCCCGGCGACCGACATCGCCGAGGGCATCGCCGTCTTGGGCCGCGTCCGGCGCTGA
- a CDS encoding alpha/beta hydrolase — protein METLKMRTAGTDGPTVLLLHGLGATGAVWDGLMLQPGYRWLAPDLPGHGASPRLAHYSFGSLAGAVADVLPERGPLLVIGHSLGGVVGLALASGWFGLPIDGLLAIGVKVEWSESDLAKAADMAAKPPRVFPEREDAERAFLKIAGLTGLAEADPDGIVETEGGWRLSLDPRAFAVGAPDMPGLLGAARCPVALAAGEHDPMSRLEQLRVLSPASAELPGLGHNAHVEDPAVLLAFLGQLVL, from the coding sequence GTGGAGACACTGAAGATGCGCACCGCCGGAACCGACGGCCCCACCGTCCTGCTGCTGCACGGCCTCGGCGCGACGGGCGCGGTGTGGGACGGCCTGATGCTGCAACCCGGCTACCGTTGGCTGGCGCCCGACCTGCCAGGGCACGGCGCCTCACCGCGGTTGGCGCACTATTCCTTCGGAAGCCTCGCCGGGGCGGTCGCCGACGTGCTCCCGGAACGCGGTCCCCTGCTGGTGATCGGCCACTCCCTGGGCGGAGTGGTCGGGCTCGCGCTGGCCAGCGGCTGGTTCGGGCTCCCGATCGACGGGCTGCTCGCGATCGGCGTCAAGGTCGAATGGAGCGAGTCGGATCTCGCGAAGGCCGCCGACATGGCGGCGAAACCGCCCAGGGTGTTCCCGGAGCGTGAGGACGCCGAACGAGCGTTCCTCAAGATCGCCGGCCTGACCGGGCTGGCCGAAGCGGACCCCGACGGCATTGTCGAGACCGAAGGCGGGTGGCGGCTGAGCCTGGACCCGCGCGCGTTCGCCGTCGGCGCGCCCGACATGCCCGGCCTGCTCGGCGCCGCGCGCTGCCCGGTCGCCCTCGCCGCCGGTGAGCACGATCCGATGAGCCGCCTCGAACAGCTTCGCGTCCTCAGCCCGGCTTCGGCCGAGCTTCCCGGGCTGGGCCACAACGCCCACGTCGAAGACCCGGCCGTCCTGCTGGCCTTCCTGGGGCAATTGGTCCTCTGA